From a single Mobula birostris isolate sMobBir1 chromosome 13, sMobBir1.hap1, whole genome shotgun sequence genomic region:
- the LOC140207089 gene encoding uncharacterized protein has protein sequence MAHQRVHTKERPFICSDCGKGFTQSSTLMAHQRVHTREWPFTCSVCGKGFTCSSKLKGHQRFHTGERPFTCSVCGKGFTCSSDLKVHQRVHTGERPFNCSDCGKGFTQSHTLVAHQRVHSGERPFTCSDCGKGFIRSSDLLVHNSVHTGERLFTCSDCGKGFTQLSQLKVHQRVHTGERPFTCSDCGKGFTRSSELLGHKSLHTGESPFTCSDCGKGFTCSSQLKVHQRVHTGERPFTCSDCGKGFTKSSHLRRHQSVHTGERPFTCSHCGKGFTQTSHLLRHQSVHTGERPFTCSDCGKGFTQTSNLQIHQQVHTG, from the coding sequence atggctcaccagcgagttcacactaaggagaggccattcatctgctcagactgtgggaagggattcactcagtcatccaccctaatggcacaccagcgagttcacaccagggagtggccattcacctgctcagtctgtgggaagggatttacttgctcatctaaactgaagggacatcagcgatttcacaccggggagcggccattcacctgctcagtctgcgggaagggtttcacttgctcatctgacctgaaggtacaccagcgagttcacactggagagagaccgttcaattgctcagactgtgggaagggattcactcagtcacaCACCCTggtggcacaccagcgagttcacagtggagagaggccattcacctgctcagactgtgggaagggatttattcggtcatctgacctactggtacacaattcagttcacactggggagaggctgttcacctgctcagactgcgggaagggatttacACAGttatcccaactgaaggtacatcagcgagttcacactggagagaggccgttcacctgctcagactgtggaaagggattcactcggtcatccgaactgctgggacacaagtcacttcacactggggagagtccgttcacctgctcagactgtgggaagggattcacttgctcatcccaactgaaggtacaccagcgagttcacactggagagcggccattcacctgctcagactgtgggaagggatttactaaaTCATCTCACCTacggagacaccagtcagttcacactggagagaggccattcacctgctcgcactgtgggaagggattcactcagacaTCTCACctgctgagacaccagtcagttcacactggagagaggccgttcacctgctcggactgtgggaagggattcactcagacaTCTAACCTACAgatacaccagcaagttcacactgggtag